From Fundulus heteroclitus isolate FHET01 chromosome 14, MU-UCD_Fhet_4.1, whole genome shotgun sequence, the proteins below share one genomic window:
- the LOC118565917 gene encoding high affinity immunoglobulin gamma Fc receptor I-like → MPGSTSGTEESSFLINGQNHTAGYVCRAGRGETVFYTDYSQPKFVWSADPHPAASLSVSPDRVQHFSSDSVSLSCEGNSEWRVRRFTKKDGLSDCSYWGNLHRSTCTLKLYWYDSGVYWCESGSGEFSNAVNITVQNNYGPILVSPVHPVTEGDPVTLSCRDKQQKLLSKVFFYHNDKLVHNDSREELKISAVSKSHEGFYKCKHSGKESPKSWMAVRGEDKNI, encoded by the exons ATGCCTGGCAGCACCAGCGGGACTGAAGAGAGCTCCTTCCTCATTAATGGACAGAATCACACAGCAGGCTATGTGTGCAGAGCAGGAAGAGGAGAAACAGTGTTTTACACTGATTACAGTCAACCAAAGTTTGTCTGGTCTGCAG atcctcATCCAGCAGCATCTCTCTCTGTTAGTCCTGACAGAGTCCAACACTTCAGCTCtgactctgtgtctctgagctgtgaggGAAACTCTGAGTGGAGAGTGAGGAGGTTTACAAAAAAAGATGGACTGTCAGACTGCTCCTACTGGGGGAACCTGCATAGATCTACATGTACCCTCAAACTATACTGGTATGACAGTGGAGTGTACTGGTGTGAGTCTGGATCAGGAGAGTTCAGCAATGCAGTCAACATCACTGTACAGA ATAATTATGGTCCTATCCTGGTGAGCCCCGTCCATCCTGTGACTGAGGGAGATCCTGTTACTCTGAGTTGCAGAgataaacaacaaaagctgctcTCCAAGGTGTTTTTCTATCACAATGACAAACTGGTCCACAAtgacagcagagaggagctgaAGATCTCTGCAGTGTCAAAGTCACACGAAGGTTTCTACAAGTGTAAACATTCAGGAAAGGAGTCACCAAAGAGCTGGATGGCTGTTAGAGGTGAGGATAAAAAcatttga
- the tmem185 gene encoding transmembrane protein 185-like, producing MNLRGLFQDFNPSKFLIYSCLLLFSVLLSLKLDGVIQWSYWAVFTPIWLWKLLVIIGASVGTGVWAHNPQYRAEGETCVEFKAMLIAVGLHVLLLMFEVLVCDRVEKGRYFWLLVFMPLFFVSPVSVAACVWGFRHDRSLELEVLCSVNILQFIFIALRLDKIISWPWLVVCVPLWILMSFLCLVVLYYIIWSVLFLRSIDIIAEQRRTHITMAISWMTIVVPLLTFEILLVHKLDGHNSLSYVCVFVPLWLSLLTLMATTFGQKGGNHWWFGIRKDFCHFLLELLPFLREYGNVSYDLQRSEDPEAVEDVPIPEPPPKIAPMFHKKTGMVITQSPGKYFVPPPKLCIDMPD from the exons ATGAATTTAAGAGGACTCTTTCAGGACTTCAATCCCAG CAAGTTCCTGATCTACTCCTGCCTGCTGCTGTTCTCCGTGTTGCTGTCCTTGAAGCTGGATGGGGTGATTCAGTGGAGCTACTGGGCCGTGTTTACCCCCATATGGCTGTGGAAGCTGCTGGTGATCATCGGGGCCTCTGTGGGCACTGGAGTCTGGGCACACAACCCTCAGTACAG GGCTGAAGGGGAGACATGTGTGGAGTTCAAAGCCATGCTGATAGCTGTGGGGCTCCACGTCCTGCTGCTGATGTTCGAAGTGTTGGTGTGCGACCGCGTGGAGAAGGGAAGATACTTCTGGCTCCTCGTCTTCATGCCTCTCTTCTTCGTGTCGCCCGTTTCTGTAGCAGCGTGCGTCTGGGGTTTCAGACACGATCGCTCCCTTGAG CTGGAGGTGCTCTGCTCTGTCAATATTCTGCAGTTCATCTTCATCGCTCTGAGGCTGGACAAAATCATCAGCTGGCCTTGGCTG GTGGTGTGTGTCCCGCTGTGGATCCTGATGTCCTTCTTGTGCCTTGTTGTCCTCTACTACATCATCTGGTCCGTTCTCTTCCTCCGCTCCATAGACATCATCGCAGAGCAACGGCGCACTCACATCACCATGGCAATCAGCTGGATGACCATCGTCGTACCTCTTCTCACCTTTGAG ATCCTTCTGGTGCACAAGCTGGATGGCCACAACAGTCTGAGCTACGTGTGCGTGTTTGTCCCGCTGTGGCTGTCCCTGCTCACGCTCATGGCCACCACATTCGGACAGAAAGGAGGGAACCACT GGTGGTTTGGGATCCGTAAGGACTTCTGCCACTTCCTGTTGGAGCTGCTGCCCTTCCTTAGGGAATACGGCAACGTGTCCTACGACCTCCAACGCAGCGAGGACCCAGAGGCGGTGGAGGACGTGCCCATCCCCGAGCCGCCGCCAAAGATCGCCCCCATGTTCCACAAGAAAACCGGCATGGTGATCACACAGAGTCCTGGGAAGTACTTTGTCCCGCCCCCAAAACTCTGCATCGATATGCCCGACTAA